Within Saccharomonospora cyanea NA-134, the genomic segment CGTTCGCGTCGCCGGTACGACGGGCCCACTCGACGCTCGCGGAGAAGTAGCCGATCACCGCGTCGAACCAGACGTAGAACCGCTTGAGCGGCTGGTCGCGCCAGCCGTCGAGAGGGATCCGCACGCCCCAGTCGAGGTCGCGGGTGATGGGCCGGGGCCGCATGTCGTCGACGAGGTTGCGGGTGAAGTTGAGGACGTTGGGCCGCCAGTCGGTCTTGGTGGACAGCCACTTGCCCAGCGTCTCGGTGAACGCGGGCAGGTCGAGGAACAGGTGTTCGGTCTCGACGAACTTCGGCTTCTCGCCGTTGATGCGCGAGCGCGGGTTGCGCAGCTCGGCGGCGTCGAGCTGGTTGCCGCAGTTGTCGCACTGGTCGCCGCGCGCGCCGTCGTAGCCGCAGATGGGACACGTGCCCTCGATGTAGCGGTCGGGCAGCGTGCGACCCGTCGACGGGCTGATGGCGCCCGTCGTGGTCTTGGGGATGACGTAGCCGTTGCGGTGCAGCGCGAGGAAGATCTGCTGCGTGACCTCGGCGTGGTTGCCGGTGCTGGTGCGCGTGAAGAGGTCGTAGGACAGCCCGAGGCCGCGCAGGTCCTCGGTGATCTGGCGGGTGTACTTGTCGGCGGCCTGCTGCGGGGTCAGCCCCTCCTTGTCGGCCTGCACCTGGATCGGCGTGCCGTGTTCGTCGGTACCCGACACCATGAGCACCCTGTTGCCGGCCATTCGCTGGTAGCGGGAGAAGACGTCGGACGGGACGCCGAAGCCGGACACGTGGCCGATGTGGCGGGGGCCGTTGGCATAGGGCCAGGCCACCGCGGTCAACACTGGGGTGCTCATACCTGGTTAGCCTACGGACCTCCTCCGGCGTTTCGTGCGCGAGGGACACGTGTGGAAGTGGAGGCGTCGCGACATGTCGGCTGTCCGGTTACTGGTGCTCGGCGTGGTGCGCATGCACGGTCGCGCGCACGGCTACGTCGTGCGCCGCGAGTTGTTGTCCTGGTCGGCCGACACGTGGGCCAACGTGCAGCCGGGGTCGATCTACCACGCGCTGAAGAAGATGAACTCGGAGAACCTCCTCGCCCGCGTGGACACCGGCGACGAGGGCCGGCCCGACAAGGTGACCTACGAGCTGACCGCGGACGGCGAGCGTTACTTCGACCAGCAACTGGCGAAGATGCTGGCCGAGGTCCGCCGGGATCCCAGCGCCAACTACGCGTTCGCCGCGGCGGTGGCGTTCCTTCCGACCCTGACCAGGGACCGCGCGATCAGCCTTCTGGAGTACCGCCTCACCCAGCTCACGGGCGGGCTCGCGAACCTCGACGTCGCTCTCGACCA encodes:
- a CDS encoding PadR family transcriptional regulator, which translates into the protein MSAVRLLVLGVVRMHGRAHGYVVRRELLSWSADTWANVQPGSIYHALKKMNSENLLARVDTGDEGRPDKVTYELTADGERYFDQQLAKMLAEVRRDPSANYAFAAAVAFLPTLTRDRAISLLEYRLTQLTGGLANLDVALDHGTDWGQPQHVSALYRLWRAHVETDIGWTEDLLSRLRAGEYVMADDAGHSFGSPDPPK